One window of the Larus michahellis chromosome 24, bLarMic1.1, whole genome shotgun sequence genome contains the following:
- the PRPF3 gene encoding U4/U6 small nuclear ribonucleoprotein Prp3 isoform X1 has translation MSLSKRELDELKPWIEKTVKRVLGFSEPTVVTAALNCVGKGMDKKKAADHLKPFLDDSTLRFVDKLFEAVEEGRSSRHSKSNSDRNRKRELKDVFGDDSEVSKESSGVKKRRIPRFEEVEDEPEVIPGPPSESPGMLTKLQIKQMMEAATRQIEERKKQLSFISPPTPQPKISSSSQSERLPIGNTIQPSQAATFMNDAIEKARKAAELQARIQAQLALKPGLIGNANMVGLANLHAMGIAPPKVELKDQTKPTPLILDEQGRTVDATGKEIELTHRMPTLKANIRAVKREQFKQQLKEKPSEDMESNTYFDPRVSITPAQRQKRTFKFHEKGKFEKIAQRLRTKAQLEKLQAEISQAARKTGIHTSTKLALITPKKELKEGEIPEIEWWDSYIIPNGLDLKGGTSSKRDEYFGITNLVEHPAQLNPPVDSDMPVTLGVYLTKKEQKKLRRQTRREAQKELQEKVRLGLMPPPEPKVRISNLMRVLGTEAVQDPTKVEAHVRAQMAKRQKAHEEANAARKLTAEQRKAKKVKKLKEDVSQGVHIAVYRVRNLSNPAKKFKIEANAGQLYLTGVVVLHKDVNVVVVEGGPKAQKKFKRLMLHRIKWDEQTSNTKGEDDDESDEESVKKTNKCSLVWEGTAKDRSFGEMKFKQCPTENMAREHFKKHGAEHYWDLALSESVLESTD, from the exons ATGTCGCTCTCCAAAAGGGAATTGGATGAGCTGAAACCATGGATCGAGAAGACAGTGAAGCGAGTCCTGGGGTTCTCGGAGCCCACCGTGGTCACGGCGGCGCTGAACTGCGTTGGGAAGGGCATGGACAAAAAGAAAGCAGCCG accaCCTCAAACCCTTTCTCGATGATTCCACCCTGCGATTTGTGGACAAGCTCTTTGAGGCGGTGGAGGAAGGCCGAAGCTCCAGGCACTCCAAATCCAACAGCGACCGGAACCGAAAGCGAGAGCTGAAG GATGTGTTTGGTGATGACTCTGAGGTATCCAAGGAATCTTCCGGCGTCAAGAAGCGGCGCATACCGCGATTTGAGGAGGTTGAGGATGAGCCTGAGGTCATACCAGGACCCCCGTCAGAGAGCCCTGGGATGCTGACCAAGCTACAG ATCAAACAGATGATGGAAGCAGCCACCCGGCAGATCGAAGAGCGGAAAAAGCAGCTGAGTTTCATCAGTCCTCCGACACCACAG CcaaaaatttcttcttcatcCCAATCGGAACGACTCCCCATTGGCAACACCATCCAGCCCTCCCAGGCAGCGACGTTCATGAATGATGCCATTGAGAAGGCCAGGAAAGCTGCGGAGCTGCAGGCCCGAATCCAGGCTCAGCTGGCCTTGAAACCAGGGCTCATCGGCAACGCCAACATGGTGGGGCTGGCCAACCTGCACGCCATGGGGATCGCGCCGCC GAAAGTGGAGCTGAAGGATCAGACAAAGCCTACGCCGCTGATCTTGGATGAGCAAGGCCGAACTGTTGATGCGACTGGTAAAGAGATTGAGTTGACTCACCGCATGCCAACCCTAAAAGCAAACATCAGAGCTGTGAAGAGAGAGCAGTTCAAACAGCAGCTTAAAGAAAAGCCCTCGGAAGATATGGAGTCGAACACTTACTTTGACCCCCGCGTCTCCATAACCCCAGCCCAGCGTCAGAAACGCACCTTTAAGTTCcatgaaaaaggcaaatttgaGAAAATTGCCCAGAGGTTGCGAACGAAG GCTCAACTAGAAAAACTGCAGGCAGAGATCTCCCAAGCCGCCAGGAAGACGGGGATACACACTTCCACCAAGTTGGCTCTTATTACCCCAAAGAAGGAGCTGAAAGAGGGGGAGATCCCAGAGATAGAGTGGTGGGACTCCTACATCATCCCTAACGGCCTTGACTT AAAAGGTGGAACGTCTTCAAAGAGAGACGAGTACTTCGGGATCACAAACCTCGTGGAGCACCCAGCACAGCTCAACCCCCCAG TGGACAGTGACATGCCAGTGACCCTGGGCGTTTATTTAActaagaaagagcagaagaaattaCGGCGACAGACTCGGAGAGAAGCCCAGAAGGAGCTGCAAGAGAAAGTCAGACTGGGCCTGATGCCACCACCGGAGCCCAAAG TAAGAATTTCAAACCTGATGCGAGTACTGGGAACGGAAGCTGTTCAGGACCCGACAAAAGTCGAAGCTCACGTTAGAGCGCAGATGGCAAAGAGACAGAA AGCTCATGAAGAAGCAAACGCTGCGAGAAAGCTCACAGCGGAACAGCGAAAAGCCAAGAAGGtgaaaaagctgaaggaagaCGTTTCACAGGGAGTTCACATAGCTGTGTACAG GGTCAGAAACTTGAGCAACCcagcaaaaaaattcaaaatcGAGGCAAACGCTGGCCAGCTGTACTTAACAGGCGTGGTGGTTTTGCACAAAGACGTCAACGTGGTGGTGGTAGAAGGAG gcccGAAAGCACAGAAGAAGTTCAAACGTCTTATGCTTCATCGAATAAAATGGGATGAGCAAACATCGAACACAAAGGGAGAGG atgatgaTGAGTCCGACGAGGAGtctgttaagaaaacaaacaaatgctctCTGGTTTGGGAG ggcaCAGCGAAGGACCGCAGCTTCGGTGAAATGAAATTTAAGCAGTGCCCCACGGAGAACATGGCACGGGAGCACTTTAAAAAGCACGGCGCCGAGCACTACTGGGACCTGGCGCTCAGCGAGTCGGTGCTGGAGTCCACGGACTGA
- the PRPF3 gene encoding U4/U6 small nuclear ribonucleoprotein Prp3 isoform X2: MLTKLQIKQMMEAATRQIEERKKQLSFISPPTPQPKISSSSQSERLPIGNTIQPSQAATFMNDAIEKARKAAELQARIQAQLALKPGLIGNANMVGLANLHAMGIAPPKVELKDQTKPTPLILDEQGRTVDATGKEIELTHRMPTLKANIRAVKREQFKQQLKEKPSEDMESNTYFDPRVSITPAQRQKRTFKFHEKGKFEKIAQRLRTKAQLEKLQAEISQAARKTGIHTSTKLALITPKKELKEGEIPEIEWWDSYIIPNGLDLKGGTSSKRDEYFGITNLVEHPAQLNPPVDSDMPVTLGVYLTKKEQKKLRRQTRREAQKELQEKVRLGLMPPPEPKVRISNLMRVLGTEAVQDPTKVEAHVRAQMAKRQKAHEEANAARKLTAEQRKAKKVKKLKEDVSQGVHIAVYRVRNLSNPAKKFKIEANAGQLYLTGVVVLHKDVNVVVVEGGPKAQKKFKRLMLHRIKWDEQTSNTKGEDDDESDEESVKKTNKCSLVWEGTAKDRSFGEMKFKQCPTENMAREHFKKHGAEHYWDLALSESVLESTD, translated from the exons ATGCTGACCAAGCTACAG ATCAAACAGATGATGGAAGCAGCCACCCGGCAGATCGAAGAGCGGAAAAAGCAGCTGAGTTTCATCAGTCCTCCGACACCACAG CcaaaaatttcttcttcatcCCAATCGGAACGACTCCCCATTGGCAACACCATCCAGCCCTCCCAGGCAGCGACGTTCATGAATGATGCCATTGAGAAGGCCAGGAAAGCTGCGGAGCTGCAGGCCCGAATCCAGGCTCAGCTGGCCTTGAAACCAGGGCTCATCGGCAACGCCAACATGGTGGGGCTGGCCAACCTGCACGCCATGGGGATCGCGCCGCC GAAAGTGGAGCTGAAGGATCAGACAAAGCCTACGCCGCTGATCTTGGATGAGCAAGGCCGAACTGTTGATGCGACTGGTAAAGAGATTGAGTTGACTCACCGCATGCCAACCCTAAAAGCAAACATCAGAGCTGTGAAGAGAGAGCAGTTCAAACAGCAGCTTAAAGAAAAGCCCTCGGAAGATATGGAGTCGAACACTTACTTTGACCCCCGCGTCTCCATAACCCCAGCCCAGCGTCAGAAACGCACCTTTAAGTTCcatgaaaaaggcaaatttgaGAAAATTGCCCAGAGGTTGCGAACGAAG GCTCAACTAGAAAAACTGCAGGCAGAGATCTCCCAAGCCGCCAGGAAGACGGGGATACACACTTCCACCAAGTTGGCTCTTATTACCCCAAAGAAGGAGCTGAAAGAGGGGGAGATCCCAGAGATAGAGTGGTGGGACTCCTACATCATCCCTAACGGCCTTGACTT AAAAGGTGGAACGTCTTCAAAGAGAGACGAGTACTTCGGGATCACAAACCTCGTGGAGCACCCAGCACAGCTCAACCCCCCAG TGGACAGTGACATGCCAGTGACCCTGGGCGTTTATTTAActaagaaagagcagaagaaattaCGGCGACAGACTCGGAGAGAAGCCCAGAAGGAGCTGCAAGAGAAAGTCAGACTGGGCCTGATGCCACCACCGGAGCCCAAAG TAAGAATTTCAAACCTGATGCGAGTACTGGGAACGGAAGCTGTTCAGGACCCGACAAAAGTCGAAGCTCACGTTAGAGCGCAGATGGCAAAGAGACAGAA AGCTCATGAAGAAGCAAACGCTGCGAGAAAGCTCACAGCGGAACAGCGAAAAGCCAAGAAGGtgaaaaagctgaaggaagaCGTTTCACAGGGAGTTCACATAGCTGTGTACAG GGTCAGAAACTTGAGCAACCcagcaaaaaaattcaaaatcGAGGCAAACGCTGGCCAGCTGTACTTAACAGGCGTGGTGGTTTTGCACAAAGACGTCAACGTGGTGGTGGTAGAAGGAG gcccGAAAGCACAGAAGAAGTTCAAACGTCTTATGCTTCATCGAATAAAATGGGATGAGCAAACATCGAACACAAAGGGAGAGG atgatgaTGAGTCCGACGAGGAGtctgttaagaaaacaaacaaatgctctCTGGTTTGGGAG ggcaCAGCGAAGGACCGCAGCTTCGGTGAAATGAAATTTAAGCAGTGCCCCACGGAGAACATGGCACGGGAGCACTTTAAAAAGCACGGCGCCGAGCACTACTGGGACCTGGCGCTCAGCGAGTCGGTGCTGGAGTCCACGGACTGA